Proteins co-encoded in one Cellulosilyticum sp. I15G10I2 genomic window:
- a CDS encoding class II aldolase/adducin family protein, whose product MFVNEFEMRKLMCEIGKRVYNRGMVAANDGNFSYKIGPNEILCTPTGVSKGFMTPNMICKIDMKGNVLQSDGIHKPSSEIKMHLRVYECREDVNSVVHAHPMYATAHAIAGIPLDKQIMPEATIFLGEVPIAPYGLPSTMEIPDAIEPFFATHDAVLLESHGALSWGIDLMAAYFKMESLEFYAELSYRAQMLGGAKEIPAHEVKRLLDLRKAFNVPGKHPCIEREGLCTKPEGSSCTHDANCKNRVCSCESKAPKAAESSSQADLIARITEEVLKQLKK is encoded by the coding sequence ATGTTTGTTAATGAATTTGAAATGAGAAAGTTAATGTGTGAGATTGGGAAACGTGTTTACAATAGAGGAATGGTAGCAGCTAATGACGGAAACTTTTCTTATAAGATTGGTCCTAACGAAATCCTCTGTACACCAACAGGTGTAAGTAAAGGCTTTATGACACCAAACATGATTTGTAAGATTGACATGAAAGGTAATGTGCTTCAGTCAGACGGTATTCATAAACCATCTTCAGAAATTAAAATGCATTTACGTGTTTATGAATGCAGAGAAGACGTTAACTCAGTAGTTCATGCACATCCAATGTATGCAACAGCTCATGCTATAGCAGGTATTCCACTGGACAAGCAGATTATGCCAGAAGCTACAATCTTCCTTGGCGAAGTACCTATCGCACCCTATGGTTTGCCATCAACTATGGAAATCCCTGATGCAATCGAACCATTCTTTGCAACACATGATGCAGTATTACTTGAAAGCCATGGTGCTTTATCATGGGGTATTGACCTTATGGCTGCATACTTTAAAATGGAAAGTTTAGAATTCTACGCAGAATTATCCTATAGAGCACAAATGTTAGGCGGCGCAAAAGAAATTCCAGCTCACGAAGTTAAACGTCTTCTTGATTTAAGAAAAGCGTTCAACGTACCAGGCAAACATCCTTGTATTGAAAGAGAAGGATTATGTACAAAACCAGAAGGTTCTTCATGTACACATGATGCAAACTGCAAAAATAGAGTATGCAGCTGTGAGAGTAAGGCACCAAAGGCCGCAGAAAGTTCATCACAAGCAGACCTTATTGCACGTATTACAGAAGAAGTATTAAAACAACTTAAAAAATAA
- a CDS encoding DeoR/GlpR family DNA-binding transcription regulator, with the protein MLALERQKHITEIVEREKSVKVIELSKRFDVTEETIRRDLEKIEKQGILKRTYGGAIFINSASKDTEDTPFSMRLKENITSKQKIAFAVSNMLYDGEVIMLDSSTTCLEVAKNIDKTKRLTIITNSVSILSELSTYEEINVVSTGGTLRKRSLSLIGPTAKDNIKNYYADKAVISCKGAELEKGVMDTNELEVEIKKAMIGCAKEIILAVDSTKMQRISMYKLMEVSKVDYIVTDRELPQEWKNFCENNNIKQIICD; encoded by the coding sequence ATGCTGGCACTAGAGAGACAAAAACATATTACTGAGATTGTAGAACGAGAAAAATCAGTTAAAGTGATAGAGCTTAGCAAACGTTTTGATGTAACAGAAGAAACAATCCGAAGAGATTTAGAAAAGATAGAAAAGCAAGGAATATTAAAAAGAACATATGGAGGAGCTATTTTTATAAATAGCGCATCAAAAGATACAGAAGATACACCATTTAGTATGCGTCTTAAAGAAAATATAACCAGTAAACAAAAAATTGCTTTTGCAGTATCTAATATGCTTTACGATGGGGAAGTGATTATGCTCGATTCAAGTACAACTTGTTTAGAAGTAGCTAAAAATATAGATAAAACTAAGAGACTTACTATTATTACTAATTCTGTGAGTATTTTATCTGAACTTAGTACGTATGAGGAAATAAATGTTGTATCAACAGGCGGGACCCTTAGAAAAAGATCTCTTTCGCTTATAGGCCCTACAGCTAAAGATAATATTAAAAATTACTATGCCGATAAAGCAGTTATATCTTGTAAAGGGGCAGAGCTTGAAAAAGGTGTTATGGATACGAATGAACTAGAAGTAGAAATTAAAAAAGCTATGATTGGATGTGCTAAGGAGATTATATTAGCAGTAGACAGCACTAAAATGCAAAGAATTTCTATGTATAAACTCATGGAAGTAAGCAAAGTAGATTATATTGTTACAGATCGAGAACTACCCCAGGAGTGGAAAAACTTCTGTGAAAACAACAACATCAAACAGATTATATGTGATTAA
- a CDS encoding methyl-accepting chemotaxis protein, which translates to MSRIIILTFLISVLPIVLLISAMIYDSKTSIETDIKDSALLFNKNMMDELSTTLNNELNILQVLATDSLFLDFNNSSLHQDILREKLLSVADSKDFVSGIYIRFEDYDTPIGYSKNNLAKLTKEDINGNYLYNSAKKKSAFIISDPYQDDITNTLLITLCFPIINEANQFIGAMNMDISMDYLSKHLQVHMNEAGMDPNIDVLIYLDNGTIITSTNENYINKKLALLEGGHSIINGRTETFSADFIGDYYHFFKGVRSNGLNIVCYVKASYLTALLKTKTAPLCYTILIVFTLTVSLGLIYAYFFLKPIKHILTALSRIKANDLNVHIDTQKIKTRDIFEIAHATNELIHSLKSTIISLQNTSNQLVKDANIAKESINHCNTYGDETLTLVEAISAGADTQMQKIKDSIHSSVILNEKFEEASLTKIKMHEASSTVTQAVTNGMTMVHHLKESMGLNNQKLTDLKTGVALIGDKSTSIKHILSTMQNLTKQTNLLAFNASIEANRAGENGRGFAVVANEVKKLADQSANFAIEIEKIVGENIISVNQLVTDVDAFVSVQGSTEDVLRQTEYRFLDISTAIASVQEAISNMDYVLKDIEEAKNNVISEINSVYSVAQETTTSTEIVKSCAALQVANLQEVLATFEGLKNLSITLENIVHNYTL; encoded by the coding sequence ATGAGCCGTATTATTATATTAACTTTTTTGATCTCTGTACTGCCTATAGTGCTATTAATCTCAGCTATGATTTATGATTCTAAAACGAGCATTGAAACTGATATTAAAGATTCGGCACTTTTATTTAATAAAAATATGATGGATGAGCTAAGTACTACTTTAAACAACGAGTTAAATATCCTTCAGGTACTTGCTACAGATTCTTTGTTTTTAGATTTTAATAACAGCTCTCTTCATCAAGATATCCTTCGTGAAAAGTTACTAAGTGTGGCAGATAGCAAAGATTTCGTTTCTGGCATCTATATAAGATTCGAAGATTACGACACACCTATTGGCTATTCAAAAAATAATCTAGCTAAGCTCACCAAAGAAGATATTAACGGCAACTATCTCTATAATAGTGCTAAAAAAAAGAGTGCATTTATTATTTCTGATCCTTACCAAGATGATATTACAAACACACTTCTTATCACCCTATGTTTTCCCATTATAAATGAAGCTAATCAATTTATAGGTGCAATGAATATGGATATAAGTATGGATTACCTCTCTAAACATCTTCAAGTACATATGAACGAAGCAGGTATGGATCCTAATATAGATGTACTGATTTATCTAGATAACGGTACAATCATTACCTCAACAAATGAAAACTACATCAATAAGAAGCTTGCACTCTTAGAAGGAGGCCATAGCATAATTAATGGTCGCACGGAAACTTTTTCAGCTGATTTTATAGGAGATTATTATCATTTTTTTAAAGGTGTAAGAAGCAATGGACTTAATATTGTATGTTATGTAAAAGCGTCTTATTTAACTGCTCTACTAAAAACTAAGACAGCGCCTTTATGCTATACCATACTTATTGTATTTACTCTTACTGTCTCACTCGGTTTAATCTATGCTTACTTCTTTCTGAAACCTATTAAGCATATTTTAACAGCACTTAGCAGAATTAAGGCAAATGATTTAAACGTCCATATAGATACTCAAAAAATCAAAACCCGGGATATATTTGAAATAGCTCATGCCACTAATGAACTCATACATAGTCTAAAGTCTACTATTATAAGTTTGCAAAACACCTCTAATCAATTAGTAAAAGATGCAAACATCGCTAAAGAAAGTATCAATCACTGCAATACCTACGGAGATGAAACTTTGACTCTCGTGGAAGCAATCTCTGCGGGAGCTGATACTCAAATGCAGAAAATCAAAGATAGTATTCATTCTTCAGTCATATTAAACGAAAAATTTGAAGAAGCCTCACTAACTAAAATAAAGATGCATGAAGCATCCTCAACTGTTACCCAGGCTGTTACTAATGGTATGACAATGGTGCATCACCTCAAAGAATCTATGGGTTTAAATAACCAAAAACTTACGGATTTAAAAACGGGGGTAGCTTTAATAGGCGATAAATCCACTTCGATTAAACACATTTTATCTACTATGCAGAACCTTACTAAACAAACTAATCTGCTTGCTTTTAATGCCTCAATAGAAGCCAACCGGGCTGGTGAAAATGGACGAGGTTTTGCCGTAGTAGCTAATGAAGTCAAAAAACTTGCTGATCAGTCTGCAAACTTCGCAATAGAAATCGAAAAAATAGTAGGTGAAAATATCATTTCTGTTAACCAGCTTGTAACAGATGTAGATGCTTTCGTTAGTGTCCAAGGTTCTACTGAGGATGTGCTTCGTCAAACTGAATACCGTTTTCTAGATATTAGTACTGCTATTGCATCCGTTCAAGAAGCTATAAGCAATATGGACTATGTTTTAAAAGATATTGAAGAGGCCAAAAACAATGTTATCTCTGAAATAAATAGTGTTTATAGTGTTGCACAAGAAACAACTACCTCTACTGAAATAGTTAAATCCTGCGCAGCCCTGCAAGTTGCTAATTTACAAGAAGTTCTTGCAACTTTTGAGGGGCTGAAAAACCTTTCAATCACCCTTGAAAACATCGTACATAATTACACTTTATAG
- a CDS encoding GTP pyrophosphokinase, which yields MNLDKAILIATTAHQGQVDKAGAPYILHPLRVMLGCKTEDAQICAVLHDVIEDTAVTFEDLSAAGFKKEIITSLDALTKRKNETYDEFIKRVMENRLACHVKLADLADNMNLSRIPNLSEEDYQRVKKYRRAADKILAALDTFLEDSYITYI from the coding sequence ATGAATCTAGACAAAGCCATCTTAATAGCAACAACTGCACATCAAGGACAAGTTGATAAAGCAGGAGCACCTTATATTCTCCATCCGCTTCGTGTCATGCTTGGCTGCAAGACTGAAGATGCACAGATATGTGCTGTACTGCATGATGTGATAGAAGATACTGCTGTTACCTTTGAAGACTTAAGTGCAGCAGGCTTTAAGAAAGAAATCATCACTTCACTTGATGCACTTACAAAACGTAAGAATGAAACTTATGATGAGTTCATAAAGAGAGTTATGGAGAATCGGTTGGCTTGCCATGTTAAGCTTGCAGACCTAGCAGATAATATGAATTTATCTCGTATTCCAAATCTATCAGAAGAAGATTATCAAAGAGTCAAAAAATATCGGAGGGCTGCAGATAAAATACTTGCTGCCTTAGATACTTTTCTAGAGGATTCCTATATAACTTACATATAG
- a CDS encoding AEC family transporter: protein MEEVLRRLLPIFLLMGIGFFAKWKKLFSDVFIEGLKTLIIGVALPAVLFDAFSTMTLEMSYLLLFGLIFIYCGLLYGIGSGLHKFFPKTFGMFYTKGYMTGFEFGMIGVGLFGAIWGMEQLPVIMLIGFGHELFIWFFYVPLIARSADKPFSLTETVGQFLKTPTIIAIVLGVAANLAGIRPLMNEHVIGQSLLAVIAFLKPLTSPLILIVIGYTMVFQRTHLRKTVTYILSRIVLVVGLGTLVLFAIIRLIPDLDGLFIQAFYAFILLPAPYILPLYIQKREEVDFFTQLLVYSTAVSFIGYGILVGLSF from the coding sequence GTGGAGGAAGTACTGAGAAGGTTGTTGCCAATTTTTTTGTTGATGGGGATTGGTTTTTTTGCGAAATGGAAAAAATTATTTTCGGATGTGTTTATAGAAGGATTGAAGACATTGATTATAGGGGTTGCATTGCCGGCTGTTTTGTTTGATGCATTTTCGACAATGACACTTGAGATGTCATATCTATTGCTTTTTGGGTTAATTTTTATTTATTGTGGCCTGTTATATGGAATTGGTAGTGGATTACATAAGTTTTTTCCAAAGACTTTTGGAATGTTTTATACGAAGGGTTATATGACGGGATTTGAGTTTGGGATGATTGGGGTTGGTCTTTTTGGTGCCATCTGGGGTATGGAGCAGCTGCCAGTCATCATGCTTATTGGCTTTGGTCATGAATTGTTTATATGGTTCTTTTATGTGCCGCTAATTGCGAGATCGGCAGATAAGCCTTTTAGTCTTACGGAAACAGTTGGGCAATTTTTAAAGACACCAACGATTATCGCCATTGTCTTAGGGGTAGCGGCGAACCTTGCGGGAATCCGACCTCTGATGAATGAACATGTTATCGGTCAGAGTCTACTTGCGGTTATAGCGTTTCTCAAGCCACTGACTTCACCGCTGATTTTGATCGTTATCGGGTACACGATGGTTTTTCAGCGTACACATCTTCGCAAAACAGTAACATATATTTTATCACGGATCGTGCTGGTGGTGGGGCTTGGTACACTGGTGTTGTTTGCTATAATACGCCTAATCCCCGATTTGGATGGACTGTTTATACAGGCTTTTTACGCTTTTATTTTATTGCCTGCACCGTATATTCTTCCACTGTATATTCAGAAGCGGGAAGAAGTAGATTTTTTCACACAGTTGCTGGTGTATTCGACAGCAGTATCATTTATCGGCTACGGTATTCTGGTTGGGTTGAGTTTTTGA
- a CDS encoding DUF2075 domain-containing protein produces MGLIKTFEYHRDDFEKIGCYKYGKNWPVVYVLEGQKEAYVGETINAYKRSQQHYKVEERKNLDQIHIISDNDFNKSVALDIESMLIQYMAADNKYKLQNSNVGLTNHNYYDREFYQAKFEKIWEQLRRKNVVVKGIFELRNSDLFKYSPYKALNSEQLAVVEAIKESIIEETESKHIIQGEPGTGKTIVAVYLVKYLTECEQTKHLNIGLVVPMTSLRGTLKKVFKSVKGLKSSMILSPFEVTKEKYDVLIVDEAHRLNRRVNISNMGQFDKMNRSLGLDIKEGDQLDWIRQASKHIVLCYDPNQSVRPSDILSHKIDKLNALKYSIKSQMRVLGGEDYIEYIHNILHRQQVEVKRFDKYEFYLFESIVEMENQVKIKQLKYGLCRMVAGYAWPWESKKDKNAYDIKIQGQSYRWNSTNKDWVNSSKALEEIGCIHTIQGYDLNYVGVIIGDEIAYRNGQVEIYAEKYFDKYGKQTVDNVEILKAYILNIYKTLLTRGIRGTYMYICDDALREYFKRFTPVYRSKDINYLAEEQRIAYVSEDTDHYEV; encoded by the coding sequence GTGGGATTAATCAAAACTTTTGAGTATCATAGAGACGATTTCGAAAAAATTGGATGCTATAAGTATGGCAAGAACTGGCCAGTAGTCTATGTCTTAGAAGGGCAAAAAGAGGCTTATGTGGGTGAGACTATTAATGCCTATAAGCGTAGTCAACAACACTATAAGGTGGAAGAAAGAAAAAACTTAGATCAAATCCATATTATCAGCGATAATGATTTTAATAAATCTGTAGCGCTCGATATTGAGTCGATGCTTATCCAATATATGGCTGCGGATAATAAGTATAAACTGCAAAATAGCAATGTAGGCTTAACAAACCATAACTACTATGACAGGGAATTTTACCAAGCAAAGTTTGAGAAAATTTGGGAACAGCTGAGAAGAAAAAATGTAGTAGTTAAAGGCATTTTTGAACTTAGAAACAGTGACTTATTTAAGTACTCACCATATAAGGCTTTAAACAGTGAACAGTTAGCAGTTGTAGAGGCAATAAAAGAGAGTATTATTGAGGAAACTGAGAGTAAACATATTATACAAGGGGAACCAGGAACCGGAAAGACTATAGTAGCTGTTTATCTTGTCAAATATCTTACTGAATGTGAACAGACAAAGCATCTTAACATAGGCTTAGTTGTTCCAATGACTTCTCTAAGAGGTACCTTAAAAAAAGTCTTTAAATCTGTTAAAGGGCTCAAGAGTAGTATGATACTAAGTCCTTTTGAGGTTACCAAAGAAAAATATGATGTATTGATAGTAGATGAGGCACATCGTCTCAATCGCCGAGTAAACATTAGTAATATGGGACAGTTTGATAAAATGAATAGAAGTTTAGGTCTAGATATTAAAGAAGGAGATCAGTTAGATTGGATAAGGCAAGCATCTAAACATATAGTGCTTTGCTATGACCCTAATCAGTCTGTTAGACCTTCTGATATATTGTCTCACAAAATAGACAAACTAAATGCCCTAAAATACTCTATCAAATCTCAAATGCGTGTATTAGGTGGAGAAGACTATATCGAATACATTCATAATATATTACACAGACAACAGGTAGAAGTTAAAAGATTTGATAAATATGAGTTCTATCTTTTTGAGAGTATTGTAGAAATGGAAAATCAGGTCAAAATAAAACAATTAAAATATGGACTTTGTAGAATGGTAGCAGGTTACGCTTGGCCATGGGAATCTAAAAAGGATAAGAATGCTTATGATATTAAAATTCAAGGACAAAGCTATCGTTGGAATTCTACTAACAAAGACTGGGTAAACTCAAGTAAGGCTTTAGAAGAGATTGGGTGTATACATACCATTCAAGGGTATGACTTAAATTATGTCGGAGTTATTATTGGTGATGAGATAGCTTATCGAAATGGTCAAGTAGAGATTTATGCTGAAAAATACTTTGATAAATACGGCAAACAAACAGTAGATAATGTAGAGATTTTGAAAGCATATATCTTAAATATATATAAGACACTTTTAACAAGAGGAATAAGAGGGACTTATATGTATATTTGTGATGATGCTTTGAGAGAATACTTTAAGCGATTTACTCCTGTTTATAGGAGTAAAGATATTAATTATCTTGCTGAAGAGCAGCGGATAGCGTATGTTTCTGAAGATACAGATCATTATGAGGTATAG
- a CDS encoding nucleotide pyrophosphohydrolase: MEKVLEVVRRFREERDWGQFHTPENLAKSISIEAGELLEQFQWNNTYDKEATAEELADVFVYCIHMADAIGVNLEDIILKKMEKNAKKYPVEKAKGNSKKYTEL; the protein is encoded by the coding sequence ATGGAAAAGGTACTAGAAGTAGTTCGTCGATTTAGAGAGGAACGAGATTGGGGACAGTTTCACACACCAGAAAATCTTGCAAAGTCTATTAGTATAGAAGCTGGAGAATTACTTGAACAGTTCCAATGGAATAATACCTATGATAAAGAAGCCACAGCAGAAGAGTTAGCTGATGTCTTTGTTTACTGCATACATATGGCAGATGCAATAGGTGTAAATTTAGAAGATATTATATTAAAGAAGATGGAAAAGAATGCGAAGAAATACCCCGTAGAGAAAGCTAAAGGGAACAGCAAAAAATATACAGAGCTTTAA
- a CDS encoding glycoside hydrolase family 88/105 protein — protein sequence MEMLERYIEELLEKSTPEYPIWNIEKVRSGEKTKWNYIDGCMIKAILEMYAITKNEKYLSFADNFIDYFVQEDGTIKDYEVEEFNIDNVNAGKTLFELYELTGKEKYRKAIDTVYEQIKKQPRTQEGNFWHKKIYPYQIWLDGLYMAQPFYMEYEIKFNNKANCEDIYSQFINVEKLMKDQKTGLYYHGYDSSRDIFWCDKETGLSQNFWLRAMGWYVMALIDTLEKMDDKKSEAYVKLMAIFKDVVDALLKYQDDSGMWYQVIDQGDRAGNYLETSGSAIMAYAILKGVRLGYLEEKYKAYGDKAFEGICKKYLYEKNGEMHLGGICLVAGLGGKEKRDGSYEYYISEPVVENEAKGIAPLLLAYTELIREY from the coding sequence ATGGAAATGCTTGAACGCTATATCGAAGAGCTATTAGAAAAAAGTACGCCAGAATATCCAATTTGGAATATAGAAAAAGTAAGAAGTGGTGAAAAAACAAAGTGGAATTATATTGATGGTTGTATGATTAAAGCGATCCTAGAGATGTATGCTATTACTAAAAATGAAAAGTATCTGAGCTTTGCAGATAACTTTATAGATTACTTCGTACAAGAAGACGGCACGATTAAAGATTATGAAGTAGAAGAGTTTAATATTGACAATGTAAATGCTGGCAAAACACTTTTTGAGCTTTATGAGTTAACAGGTAAAGAAAAGTATCGCAAGGCCATTGATACAGTATATGAGCAAATAAAAAAGCAGCCTCGAACTCAAGAAGGCAACTTCTGGCATAAGAAGATTTATCCTTATCAAATATGGCTTGATGGACTTTATATGGCGCAGCCTTTTTACATGGAGTATGAAATAAAATTTAACAATAAGGCTAATTGTGAAGATATCTATAGTCAGTTTATTAATGTAGAAAAGCTGATGAAGGACCAAAAAACAGGACTTTATTATCATGGGTATGATTCTTCAAGAGACATTTTCTGGTGTGACAAAGAAACGGGTCTTTCTCAAAACTTCTGGTTAAGAGCTATGGGGTGGTATGTCATGGCCCTCATAGATACACTTGAAAAAATGGACGACAAAAAATCTGAGGCTTATGTGAAGTTGATGGCCATTTTCAAAGATGTAGTTGATGCACTTCTTAAATATCAAGATGATTCGGGTATGTGGTATCAAGTCATTGACCAAGGAGATAGAGCAGGCAACTATTTAGAAACCAGCGGCAGTGCCATTATGGCTTATGCCATTCTAAAAGGCGTAAGACTCGGTTATTTGGAAGAAAAATATAAAGCTTATGGCGATAAAGCTTTTGAGGGGATCTGTAAGAAGTACCTTTATGAAAAAAATGGCGAGATGCACTTAGGTGGCATTTGCTTAGTAGCAGGACTTGGTGGCAAAGAAAAAAGAGATGGCAGTTATGAATACTATATTTCTGAGCCAGTTGTTGAAAATGAAGCTAAAGGAATAGCACCTTTGTTACTTGCTTATACAGAGCTTATTAGAGAATATTAA
- a CDS encoding UxaA family hydrolase produces the protein MLDFIKINPEDNVMVALKETNGIPAGHKRAITDIKKGEPIIKYGNPIGYATEDIKADEWVHTHNLKTGLGDILEYNYKPSFKALESKEPGTFKGYRRPDGKAGIRNEIWILPTVGCVNDIAKMVQKEAQQYVSHKVDAISYFAHPYGCSQLGDDHLNTQKVLTGLAKHPNAAGVLVMGLGCENNTIEQFKQMLGAYDENRVKFVICQDEKDEVSVSLEKIKELADYASTFEREDIPTSELIVGLKCGGSDGLSGITANPLVGVFSDRLISEGGSTILTEVPEMFGAETLLMDRCTTKEVFDQTVELINDFKNYFIRYNQEIYENPSPGNKKGGISTLEDKSLGCTQKGGTAPVVSVLKYGEMTKVQGLNLLQSPGNDLVAATALATSGAHIVLFTTGRGTPFGCPVPTVKISTNTDLYERKSNWIDFNAGRLVEGMDMKDVADEFYDYLIKLASGEIQTKTEQNDIRDIAIFKDGVTL, from the coding sequence ATGTTGGATTTTATTAAAATTAACCCTGAAGATAATGTAATGGTAGCTCTTAAAGAAACAAATGGCATTCCTGCCGGACACAAAAGAGCTATTACGGATATTAAAAAAGGAGAACCCATCATTAAATATGGTAATCCAATCGGCTATGCCACTGAGGATATTAAAGCTGATGAATGGGTGCATACCCACAACTTAAAAACAGGACTTGGAGACATCTTGGAGTATAACTATAAACCAAGCTTCAAGGCCCTTGAAAGTAAAGAACCAGGAACCTTTAAAGGTTACAGACGGCCAGATGGCAAGGCTGGGATAAGAAACGAAATATGGATCTTACCAACAGTGGGGTGTGTGAATGATATTGCTAAAATGGTGCAAAAAGAAGCACAGCAATATGTAAGCCATAAAGTGGATGCGATTAGTTATTTTGCACATCCTTATGGCTGCTCTCAGCTTGGAGATGATCACCTTAATACACAAAAAGTACTTACTGGACTTGCCAAGCATCCTAATGCGGCAGGGGTATTAGTTATGGGACTTGGCTGTGAAAATAATACAATCGAGCAGTTTAAACAAATGCTTGGAGCGTATGATGAAAACAGAGTGAAGTTTGTTATTTGTCAGGATGAAAAAGATGAAGTAAGCGTGTCACTCGAAAAAATCAAAGAATTAGCAGACTATGCGAGTACCTTTGAAAGAGAAGATATACCGACCTCAGAACTTATTGTGGGGCTAAAATGCGGTGGTTCTGATGGATTATCAGGTATTACAGCAAATCCTTTAGTAGGTGTTTTCTCAGACAGACTCATCAGTGAGGGGGGCAGTACTATTTTAACAGAGGTACCTGAGATGTTTGGTGCAGAAACCCTTCTTATGGACCGCTGTACTACAAAAGAAGTATTTGACCAAACGGTAGAACTGATTAATGATTTTAAAAACTACTTCATAAGATATAATCAAGAAATATATGAAAATCCTTCTCCAGGTAATAAAAAAGGAGGCATTTCTACACTTGAAGATAAATCCCTTGGCTGTACACAAAAAGGCGGGACTGCACCGGTTGTAAGTGTCCTTAAATATGGCGAAATGACTAAAGTACAAGGGCTTAATCTTCTACAATCACCAGGAAATGATCTCGTTGCGGCAACAGCCCTCGCGACTTCAGGAGCACATATTGTATTATTTACAACAGGAAGAGGTACACCGTTTGGATGTCCAGTGCCAACTGTTAAGATCTCTACCAATACTGATCTTTATGAAAGAAAATCAAATTGGATTGACTTTAATGCAGGAAGATTAGTTGAAGGTATGGATATGAAAGATGTGGCAGATGAATTCTACGACTATCTCATAAAACTCGCATCAGGAGAAATACAGACCAAGACAGAGCAAAATGACATTAGAGATATTGCCATTTTCAAAGATGGGGTCACTCTTTAA